A part of Brassica rapa cultivar Chiifu-401-42 chromosome A05, CAAS_Brap_v3.01, whole genome shotgun sequence genomic DNA contains:
- the LOC103867933 gene encoding oxygen-evolving enhancer protein 2-1, chloroplastic, with the protein MAYSACFLHPSTLTSSTARSSSFPSSLHHVSFSRPVHLVCRAQQAQEEANSAISRRLALTFLVGAAALGSKVSPADAAYGEAANVFGKPKKNTDFMPYNGEGFKIEIPSKWNPSKEVEYPGQVLRYEDNFDATSNVSVMITPTDKKTIADYGSPEQFLSQVSYLLGKQAYFGETASEGGFDANAVATANILETSTQEVGGKKYYYLSVLTRTADGDEGGKHQLITATVNGGKLYICKAQAGDKRWFKGARKFVENAATSFSVA; encoded by the exons atggCCTACAGCGCATGCTTCTTGCACCCAAGCACACTTACCTCCTCCACCGCACGGTCATCCTCCTTCCCCTCGTCCCTTCACCACGTGTCCTTCTCGAGACCCGTCCATTTAGTATGCAGAGCTCAACAGGCTCAAGAAGAAGCTAACTCCGCCATCTCCCGTCGTCTTGCCCTCACCTTCCTCGTAGGTGCTGCCGCCCTCGGATCCAAAGTCTCTCCTGCTGATGCTGCCTATGGTGAAGCCG CAAATGTATTTGGTAAGCCAAAGAAGAACACAGACTTCATGCCGTACAATGGAGAAGGATTCAAAATAGAGATCCCATCAAAGTGGAACCCAAGCAAAGAAGTTGAGTATCCAGGACAAGTCCTAAGGTATGAAGACAACTTTGATGCCACCAGTAACGTCTCTGTAATGATCACTCCTACAGACAAGAAAACCATTGCTGATTACGGTTCTCCTGAACAGTTCCTTTCTCAG GTCAGTTATCTCCTTGGAAAGCAAGCTTACTTCGGCGAGACCGCCTCTGAG GGAGGGTTTGATGCAAATGCAGTAGCAACTGCCAACATTCTGGAGACGTCTACACAAGAGGTTGGTGGGAAGAAGTACTATTACTTGTCGGTTTTGACAAGAACAGCTGATGGAGATGAAGGTGGGAAGCATCAGCTTATCACAGCCACTGTGAATGGTGGAAAGCTTTACATCTGTAAAGCACAAGCAGGAGACAAGAGGTGGTTTAAAGGAGCTAGGAAGTTCGTCGAGAATGCTGCTACTTCCTTCAGTGTCgcttga
- the LOC103867932 gene encoding DExH-box ATP-dependent RNA helicase DExH6: MGNKRSTSENAAGEQPSVKATRIWASKVIQDFRASANEAYTFEHNLSNSERRVIHLMCRKMGLRSKSSGRGDQRCLSIYKRSHKNGWKSNREKLRCVSFPPGADAILQDLFTHYPPCDGDAAETSFNKYVGRSGKQGRWRDDDFFRKPQISCDEIVEKAASLSSRLRKDKALQEISKLRSKLPIASFRDAITSAVESNQVILISGETGCGKTTQVPQYLLDHMWSAKKETCKIVCTQPRRISAMSVSERISCERGESIGDNIGYKVRLQSKGGRRSSVVFCTNGILLRVLVGKGSVSYVSDITHIIVDEIHERDCYSDFMLAIIRDLLPSNPHLRLILMSATLDAERFSGYFGGCPVVRVPGFTYPVRSLYLEDVLSILKSGGDNNNLCSTNLSIPVQNLTDEDKLALDEAIILAWTNDEFDALLDLVSSQGSPQVFNYQHQSTGLTPLMVFAGKGRISDVCMLLSFGADSILKSKDGMTALELAEAENQPEAAQIIREHAENSQSNSQQAQQLLDKYMATINPEQVDVSLILQLVRKICGDSEDCGGAVLVFLPGWDDINKTRQRLLDSPFFKDSSKFDIICLHSMVPAGEQKKVFSRPPRGCRKIVLATNIAESAVTIDDVVYVIDSGRMKEKSYDPHNNVSTLQSSWVSKANAKQREGRAGRCQPGICYHLYSRLRAASMPEFKVPEIKRMPVEELCLQVKILDPNCKANDFLQKLLDPPVDQSIANALSILQNIGALTPEEELTELGEKFGHLPVHPLISKMLFFAVLVNCLDPALTLACAADYKEPFTMPMSPVERQKAAAAKLELASLCGGDSDHLAVVAAFECWKNAKEKGLLAEFCSQYFVSPSAMKMLDQMRSQLESELKRHGIIPSDISSCSQNSSDPGILRAVLAVGLYPMVGRLCPSFGKNRRSIVETASGAKVRVHSLSNNFNLSSREYDESLVVFDEITRGDGGMHIRNCTVARDLPLLLISTEIAVAPIESSDVDDSEEEEEEEEGDSSNEERININKVESRGGEKVMSSPENSVKLVVDRWLPFKTTALEVAQMYILRERLTASILFKVRHPRENLPPHLGASMHAIACILSYDGHAGLSSKHSKTEMYETGGREEKPNSFLSSLFWSPSLKETKPSSRKRKRNRQHGFNTAPTEASSMPRQQSNNQRKPESANSLVSGNKKENKPSDQVCGNQQPNTAPREAAVSIAKNQSSKKSKTRSGNKSDSGKKKGVDVPKIDLHKMQREEKTKLKGNS; this comes from the exons ATGGGGAACAAGAGGTCCACGTCTGAAAATGCAGCTGGCGAGCAACCTTCCGTCAAAGCAACTAGGATTTGGGCTTCTAAGGTCATCCAAGACTTTCGAGCCTCCGCTAACGAAG CTTACACGTTTGAGCATAATCTTTCAAACAGCGAACGTAGAGTCATTCATCTGATGTGTCGGAAAATGGGTCTTCGATCCAAAAGTTCTGG GCGTGGGGATCAAAGGTGTCTTTCCATATACAAAAGGAGTCACAAGAATGGATGGAAGTCAAACAGAGAGAAGCTCAGATGTGTCTCGTTTCCGCCAGGGGCTGATGCTATTCTGCAGGACTTGTTTACTCACTATCCACCTTGTGACGGAGACGCTGCTGAAACGTCGTTTAACAAGTATGTAGGTCGTTCAGGTAAACAAGGGCGATGGAGAGATGATGACTTTTTCCGGAAGCCACAGATTAGTTGTGACGAGATTGTAGAAAAGGCGGCGTCTTTGAGTTCTAGGCTAAGGAAAGATAAAGCTCTCCAAGAG ATCTCTAAGCTGCGGTCAAAGCTTCCCATTGCATCATTTAGAGACGCAATTACCTCTGCTGTTGAATCCAACCAG GTTATTCTCATTTCTGGTGAAACTGGTTGCGGGAAAACTACTCAG gtgCCTCAATATCTTTTAGACCATATGTGGTCAGCCAAAAAAGAGACTTGCAAAATTGTTTGCACCCAACCTCGTCGTATCTCTGCCATGTCAG TTTCTGAAAGAATATCCTGTGAAAGAGGTGAAAGCATTGGAGACAACATTGGTTACAAG GTTAGACTGCAGAGCAAAGGTGGAAGGCGCTCATCAGTTGTTTTCTGCACCAATGGCATTCTCCTGAGGGTGCTTGTAGGCAAGGGCTCTGTTAGCTATGTTTCCGACATAACTCACATCATTGTG GATGAAATCCATGAAAGGGATTGCTACTCCGATTTCATGTTGGCAATTATAAG GGACTTGCTTCCATCAAATCCTCATCTCCGTCTG ATTCTAATGAGTGCTACGCTTGATGCTGAGAGATTTTCTGGATATTTTGGAGGTTGCCCTGTTGTCCGTGTCCCTGGATTCACTTATCCA GTGAGAAGCTTATATCTGGAGGATGTGCTCTCTATTCTTAAATCAGGTGGAGATAATAACAATCTATGCTCTACCAACTTGAGTATACCGGTCCAGAACTTGACTGATGAAGATAAACTTGCTTTAGACGAAGCAATCATCTTGGCTTGGACAAATGATGAGTTCGATGCCCTCTTAGATCTAGTTTCTTCTCAGGGAAGTCCACAGGTCTTCAACTATCAGCACCAATCAACTGGGCTAACACCACTTATGGTCTTTGCTGGAAAGGGAAGGATCAGCGATGTCTGCATGCTCCTCTCATTTGGCGCAGACTCGATATTAAAGTCTAAAGATGGTATGACAGCGTTAGAACTGGCCGAAGCAGAGAATCAGCCAGAGGCTGCTCAAATCATCAGGGAGCATGCTGAAAATTCACAGTCTAACTCTCAGCAAGCACAACAGTTACTTGATAAGTACATGGCGACAATCAATCCGGAGCAGGTCGATGTGAGTCTTATACTCCAGCTAGTAAGGAAGATATGTGGTGATTCAGAAGATTGTGGTGGTGCTGTTCTTGTTTTTCTACCTGGTTGGGAtgatataaacaaaacaagacAGAGACTACTTGATAGCCCTTTTTTCAAAGATAGCAGTAAATTCGACATCATATGTCTTCACTCAATGGTTCCAGCAGGGGAACAGAAGAAAGTATTTAGCCGCCCTCCACGAGGTTGCCGCAAGATTGTGCTTGCGACTAATATTGCTGAATCAGCAGTTACCATTGATGATGTGGTTTATGTGATAGATAGTGGCCGGATGAAGGAGAAGAGCTATGATCCTCACAATAACGTTTCAACTCTTCAATCTTCTTGGGTCTCCAAAGCAAATGCTAAACAGCGTGAGGGTCGAGCAGGCCGTTGCCAACCTGGCATTTGTTATCATCTCTATTCTAGACTTCGTGCAGCCTCTATGCCGGAGTTTAAAGTTCCTGAGATTAAGAGGATGCCTGTAGAAGAACTCTGCTTACAGGTTAAGATACTTGATCCAAATTGTAAAGCAAATGATTTCCTTCAGAAGTTGTTGGACCCGCCTGTTGATCAAAGCATTGCAAACGCCTTGAGCATCCTACAGAACATCGGGGCCCTGACACCTGAGGAAGAGCTGACAGAACTCGGAGAGAAGTTTGGTCATCTCCCGGTTCATCCTCTTATAAGCAAAATGCTTTTCTTCGCTGTATTAGTAAACTGTCTGGATCCAGCACTTACACTGGCGTGTGCAGCCGACTACAAGGAACCGTTTACAATGCCTATGTCGCCCGTTGAAAGACAGAAAGCTGCTGCTGCGAAACTTGAGCTCGCGTCGCTCTGTGGCGGTGACAGCGATCACCTAGCGGTTGTTGCCGCCTTTGAATGCTGGAAAAACGCTAAAGAAAAAGGTCTTTTGGCTGAGTTTTGCTCTCAGTACTTTGTCTCCCCAAGTGCTATGAAGATGTTGGATCAGATGCGTAGCCAGCTTGAGTCGGAACTTAAAAGACACGGGATTATTCCAAGCGACATCTCGAGTTGTAGCCAGAACTCCAGTGATCCGGGTATACTCCGTGCCGTCCTAGCGGTAGGATTGTATCCTATGGTTGGAAGACTGTGCCCATCTTTTGGTAAAAATAGAAGATCTATAGTAGAGACTGCGAGTGGTGCCAAAGTCCGTGTGCATTCGCTTTCCAACAACTTCAACTTGTCGTCGAGGGAGTATGATGAATCTTTAGTTGTGTTCGATGAGATCACACGTGGAGATGGAGGCATGCACATAAGAAACTGCACCGTTGCTCGCGATCTTCCTTTGTTGCTGATCTCAACAGAGATAGCTGTAGCTCCTATAGAGAGTAGTGATGTTGATGAtagtgaggaagaagaagaagaagaagaaggagattcTAGTAATGAAGAGAGGATCAATATAAATAAAGTAGAGAGTAGGGGTGGTGAGAAAGTGATGTCTTCGCCTGAAAATTCAGTCAAGTTGGTAGTTGATCGGTGGCTGCCTTTCAAAACCACAGCCCTTGAAGTTGCTCAAATGTACATTTTGCGTGAACGACTAACGGCGTCCATCTTGTTCAAAGTGAGACATCCACGGGAGAATTTGCCGCCTCATCTTGGAGCTTCTATGCATGCAATAGCTTGTATTCTCTCATATGATGGCCATGCGGGACTTTCATCAAAACATTCGAAGACTGAGATGTATGAAACTGGTGGAAGGGAGGAGAAACCGAACTCTTTCCTTAGCTCTCTCTTTTGGTCTCCGAGTCTGAAAGAGACTAAGCCTTCTTCTAGAAAGAGGAAAAGGAATCGACAGCATGGCTTCAACACGGCTCCAACAGAAGCTTCATCGATGCCTAGGCAGCAAAGCAATAATCAGAGAAAGCCTGAATCAGCCAACAGTTTGGTTTCGGGTAACAAGAAAGAGAACAAGCCTTCTGATCAGGTCTGTGGGAATCAACAACCAAACACAGCTCCGAGAGAAGCTGCTGTATCAATAGCTAAGAATCAAAGCAGCAAGAAAAGCAAGACAAGGTCAGGCAACAAGTCGGATTCGGGTAAGAAGAAAGGCGTGGATGTTCCAAAGATTGATCTCCATAAAATGCAACGCGAGGAAAAAACAAAGCTGAAGGGAAATTCATGA
- the LOC103867929 gene encoding actin-related protein 2/3 complex subunit 1A — MAVVDVHRFAESITCHAWSPDLSMVALCPNNNEVHIYKSSQEQDQWERLHVLEKHDQIVSGIDWSSKSNRIVTVSHDRNSYVWSLEGGEWVPTLVILRLNRAALCVQWSPNENKFAVGSGAKTVCICYYEQENNWWVSKLIRKRHESSVTSVAWHPNNILLATTSTDGKCRVFSTFIKGVDTKDPKAGSPAESKFGEQILQLDLSYSWAFGVKWSPSGNTLAYVGHSSMIYFVDDVGPSPLAQSVAFRDLPLRDVLFISEKMVIAVGYDSNPMVFAADDTGIWSFIRYIGEKKPESSGASYSSQFSEAFTKFYGQSKATTANEASESSKSREGVHDNCINAIVSLSKAGSPKVMRFSTSGLDGKIAIWDLENMEEELGHQF; from the exons ATGGCAGTGGTGGATGTTCACAGGTTCGCAGAGTCAATCACTTGCCATGCTTGGAGTCCTGATCTCTCCA TGGTTGCACTTTGTCCTAACAACAATGAAGTTCATATCTATAAATCATCACAAGAGCAAGACCAGTGGGAGAGGTTACACGTCCTCGAAAAG CATGACCAGATTGTTTCTGGAATAGATTGGAGCTCGAAGTCCAACAGAATCGTCACTGTTTCCCATGACAGGAACTC GTACGTGTGGAGCTTGGAAGGAGGTGAATGGGTACCAACTCTTGTTATTCTTAGACTCAATCGTGCTGCACTCTGTGTCCAATGGAGTCCAAATG AGAACAAGTTTGCTGTTGGAAGTGGTGCTAAAACTGTTTGTATATGCTACTATGAGCAAGAGAATAACTG GTGGGTCAGTAAACTTATCCGGAAACGGCATGAATCTTCAGTCACAAGCGTTGCTTGGCATCCTAATAAT ATTCTTCTGGCAACGACATCTACGGATGGAAAATGTCGGGTGTTTTCAACATTCATCAAAGGAGTTGACACAAA GGATCCAAAAGCAGGCTCACCGGCAGAATCTAAATTCGGGGAG CAAATTCTTCAGCTTGATCTTTCATATTCTTGGGCTTTTGGTGTGAAATGGTCTCCAAGTGGAAACACCTTAGCTTATGTAG GTCATAGCTCCATGATTTACTTTGTTGATGACGTTGGTCCTTCTCCTTTAGCCCAAAGCGTTGCATTTAGAGATTTGCCGCTTCGTGAT GTCCTCTTTATATCTGAGAAAATGGTGATAGCCGTTGGTTATGACAGCAACCCGATGGTCTTCGCTGCAGATGATACTGGAATATG GAGCTTTATCAGATACATTGGAGAGAAGAAACCGGAATCCTCAGGTGCCAGTTATAGTTCGCAG TTTTCTGAAGCATTTACGAAATTCTACGGTCAGTCAAAGGCTACAACAGCCAACGAAGCTTCTGAGTCCTCTAAATCACGTGAAGGCGTTCATGATAACTGCATAAA TGCCATTGTATCTCTTAGCAAAGCTGGGAGTCCTAAAGTAATGCGATTCAGCACTTCAG GATTGGATGGCAAGATAGCCATATGGGATCTAGAGAACATGGAAGAAGAGCTTGGCCACCAGTTTTAA
- the LOC103867930 gene encoding uncharacterized protein LOC103867930, whose translation MEVAGGNYTTTHRFFSLLLNHTPTPPPPPHPPSCFRPQRPTLRLQYCPLRIKKIQNFEEEHKHIFSQGTSTCQILRHLDMDPMTLHQLYYIADDKLVDEGRTFDAVLALEVIQHVANPANPCQH comes from the exons ATGGAAGTCGCCGGCGGCAACTATACAACAACACACC GATTCTTTTCTCTGCTCCTCAATCAtacccccaccccccccccccccccccaccccccGTCTTGTTTTCGACCTCAGAGACCGACGCTTCGTCTGCAGTATTGTCCTCTTCGCATCAAAAAGATCCAAAATTTCGAAGAAGAGCACAAACACATCTTCTCTCAAGGAACATCAACTTGCCAAATTCTCCGCCACCTG GATATGGATCCTATGACACTTCATCAATTGTACTACATCGCAGATG ACAAGCTAGTGGATGAGGGGAGGACGTTTGATGCTGTTCTCGCCTTAGAG GTCATCCAGCATGTAGCCAACCCTGCAAATCCTTGTCAGCATTGA